From the Anguilla rostrata isolate EN2019 chromosome 12, ASM1855537v3, whole genome shotgun sequence genome, the window ATCCTCTGGGTAAACTGGCAATacatattgaaatgtatttctttctctctctagctGTCTTCTCACCTGTGTGACCATCACCAGCTGCAAGACAAAGCAGGTGAGgcagaagagcaggaggaagatCTCTCTGTGCCCGGCCCTCCGCAGCACCGTTGGAAACAGGTCCTTCATTGTTGTCATCACCCCCTCCATCGCCACAAACTGATcgacagacagatggatgccCCAAGGTTCACCAGAGAAaggcagggagagaaagggagatggagggaaaaagagggaaagaaaaaggaagagagagagagagaaagatgattGACACAATAATGTTTAATTACTGAATTCCTGCTTGTGAGAAACTatccacaaatacatttttattagctaTGAAATGTTGTCTAGTTAGCTTGGCAGGTAATCTTGTTGTGATCTCCAATGACCCAGCATCATGCCTTGCTAGCTCAGTACAGCTTTACTTCATGTTATGCAAGAACCAAACAGGAAGGATCTAAAGGTGCGCAGTTGTAGTGCTGGCAGTTTCACAGACTGAGCAGCCAGGAATGGTGAGCTGCAGCCAGGTGACTGATTACCTGTGTGTCCAGGCCCAGCAGGATGatcataatgaagaaacacaCGGCCCACAGCTGAGGTAGGGGCATCATTGCTACTGCTTGGGGGTACGCAATGAATGCCAGACCAGGTCCTgggagcagggagcagaggaGAACATGGAGGTGATGGGAAAGAAAGACCAGAAGAGAGTgaaggagacagagaatgaatgggagaaaaataaatgatccaATAGTGTTTActcttcctccccttctctcccaggTCAGATTCCCTCTTattatatttgcacattttaaataataaaaagaacagtCAGAGACAAAGGCCAAatcttaggctaaccaaaaccagaagtttggaacatcattaagaagaaagagaacactggTGAGCTCGGACATCATAGAGAAACCAGTtaccctgactacagtgaaacggCAACTAAGATCTgttggtctaaaaggatgtgtatctaCAAAAAAGCCCTTGCTACGTGCTGTTAACAAGATGAAAAGATTGATAAAAGGCAGATGCACATCCATTCTGATcatatgtggacacctgacgtccaacatctcatccaaaattatgggcattaatatggagtttgtccaccctttgctgctatgacaacctccactcttctggggaGACTTTATACTAGATGATGGAGCATTGGATGTcaggatttgcttccattcagccagaagataattagtgaggtcaggcactgattgggtgattagcaCTGGCtggcagttggctttccaattgatcccaaaggtgttggatggggtggaggtcagggctcagtgcaggccagtcaacACCGTTCTTCTCACTGGAattaaggggcctagcccaagcaatgtacacacaccctaaccGGAATTGTCCaactgcaaacatgcacaaaccCCCTTTCCAATTTGGGAGAGCTGGGACACCATGGATCTCCTCAGAAACACGTGCTGTCCAACAGCTGCTTATTTTCACGTAGAAGACCACTGCTAAGCTCACGCAGAGCAGCGTCGGACGAAGAACAGTACCTGATTCTGCCACTTCCTCAATGGCGACGCCCTGCTCATGTGCCATGAACCCCAGCACAGAAAAGACCGCGAATCCCGCCACTACACTGGTCCCGCTGTTCAGCAGGCACAGCCACAAACAGTCCCTGCAGAAACACCACCAGGGGGGTAAAGGAATTTGCTGACCTgtccttgtttttgtatttattttctttcaaagtgaaataaattaagTGTTTGCTGCTAATTGTCTTCCTTTATAAGTGTGGGTATCTCTGGATTGCACTGGATGAAGGTATAAATGTGGATATCTTAGTATTGCACTGAAGAAAAGATAAATGTGAATATCTTGGTACTGAACTGGACAAAGAGttgcatatttatgtttaagCACCTGTCATCTTTTCTCTGCATTTCTGCCCTAGTGTACTGTGGGTATGAAAGGGCCTTACTTGTAGCAGTTGTTGTTATATGTGTTGTAGCTACCCAGCACAGTCAGAGTTCCCGCTCCAAGACTGTAGGAGAAGATGATCTGAGATCCTGCCTCCATCCACacctgcagtgacatcacaaactgAACACATTTGAGCTGATGTGgctgaaaacatttgtttatatgTTCCCCTATGGAGTGAAATAAGGAAAGATACATTTAGCTAGGACAAGGCGATGGGGCACTGCCTAACATATGCTGATGTTACGGAGTTCTTACCTGTGGATCTGTCaggtgggaggggtcagggtACAGGTAGAACACCACCCCCTGCAGAGCTCCAGGTAGAGTTAGCCCTCGTATCAGCAACACCAAAAGCATCAGGTATGGGAAAGTAGCAGTGAAATAAACCACCtggtgtgagagggagagagagagtgagggccTTTCACAGTCATGTAAACATAGATCATTTTGAATCCCTTGGCACTTAATAAACCCATTCTGACTAAAGCATGAAAACAGTATGCTAAGAAAACAGACCACAGAGGTCATTCTGTTTGGTGTAGAAagaagacattttgtatggGTATCATAAAGGCATGTTAGTACTTACAGTAAGCTCAAAGCttatgtttgggacaatgtatagaaatacattttaataaaagcaaataaTCTGCATCTTGaacacatgtacattttttaaattataaatctaaaattgtggagtacagaaccaaataaagaaaaacatatgtcctaaacattatggagctcattgtatataaaatatacttcTTGAAAAAGTTTCTGTTTATCATGTCTTAAATAGTAAAATTCACTTTatcattcaatatttattcagaATGTTATATTCTTATGGAAAAAAACCTACATATTATTGAAGTTCCACTTGTTCCTAGTCCAATGATAccaaacataacataacttgtGTAGTTTATCAGACACAACCATTTTTTTATCATACTATTTCACCCCGGAGAGCAGGTTCTTTTACTTTGGTACACTGAGATTCCAGATATGCACAAGAAACACTTGTGAAAGGAACATATGAACAGTCACTCTTTGTAGAGGTAGCCCAGGTAAGGACATTCTGTGCTTATCTCTCTCAGTAGCTCTGAGACAGACCTTGCCTGTAGACTTCACCCCCTTCCAGATGCAGAAGTAGCAGATGACCCACATGATGATGAGGCACAGAAGCACCTCCCACCTCAGACTGCCCACCTCCTCAATGCCCCCCGAGATCGCCAGCACACGtctcctgggggagggggggagaaggaaagaaaaagagaaacatgaggggagaaaagggaagtaagtggagaaagagagaaataatattttttactttatttatactAAAAATGTTCTGCCAGTTAACTTACATTTATTCCCATGTAGGAACCACAATGCTCTGCATGCCCCTTGCACCCTAGCCCTACCATGTACACAAATAATGGACATTTTCTCTTCTTATTGTTCAGAAAGTATTTCACTAGCATAAATGCCACAAGGTGAGGCTAGGCCAATGTGATCCATTTCCACATACATCTGTAAACTAGGCTAATATGGCCCTACACATCACCTTATTTATTAGCAGACACCtttattcagagcaacttacactttttccatacatttatacagatcCATATTTACATAAGTAATTAAAGATAAGTAGATTATGTAAAGACTTGAACCTGCAGCCAAGTTTCCTAGTTCCCTAACCCCGAGGTCTGTACGAGGTGCAATCCTACAGAACTCAGTCACCAGACTTACTCCCAAAACTCGGTGGCTGCAGAGGATGAGTTGTTGGGCTGTTGGGTCCAGTTTGTGTTGAGGTTTTTGTTGGAAAGGTCCACACAGTGATCTGAAGCACAGAGAGTAGGCTTTCCTAAATCATCGAAACAGACTCATCGGACGTTGCAGGTGAGTGACAGGCCATTTTAAACAGTCATGACTGTCACTCCAAACATTCTCTTATTGTTTCTGGTTGTCTGGTTTTCTGATATGCAGACAGCTGTTAATAAACCAGCTCTATATTATGAAAAAATTACAAGTGTTAATACATGTGAaaatacagtcccctccaaaagtattggaacagcaaggtcaattcctttgtttttgctatacactaaAGACAagtgagtttgaggtcaaaagatgtacatgagatgacagatccgaatttcagcttttatctcgtggtatttttatctagatttgttaaacaacttagaacatatcaccttttgtatcagacaacccaatttgtaggtgagcaaaagtattggaacatgtgactgacaggtgtttcttgttgcccagatgtgtcctgttagattgattggttaaacaataaatagttctgaatgtctactcttggttttagccttgggttttgcctgtgaaaactgcatttgtgttataaaagataaactaacatgaagaccagagagctgtctttgggagaaaagcaagcttagaaaagaggggaaatcgatcagagccattgcacaagcattggggatagcttgtacgacaacttggaatgtcctgaaaaagaaagaaaccgctggcgtactgagcaacagatatcgaacaggtcgaccaaggaaaacaacagcagttgatgacagaaacattgtgaaagctgtgaagaaaaacctcaaaacatcagtcagtgacatcacaaacaatctccacaggacaagggtgaaggtatctcaatcaacttttcgaagaagacttagagggcagcaatatagaggctataccacaagatgcaaaccactcatcagtagtaagaatcggaagacgagattacaatttgcaaagaagtacagagatgagccacaaaagttctggaacaaagttttatggactgatgagaccaagattaacctctaccaaagtgatggaaaggccaaagtgtggagaaagaagggatctgctcatgatccaaaacatataagctcatctgtgaagcacggtggaggaagtgtcatggcttgggcttgcatggctgcttctggagtgggctcactaatctttattgatgatgtaactcatgatggtagcagcaggatgaattcagaagtctacaaaaacattgtgTCTGCCTACTTACAGAGAAATGCATCaaaactaattgggaggaacttcgtcatgcagcaagacaatgacccaaaacacactgccaacacaacaaaggatttcattagggagaaaaagtggaaggttttagactggccaagtcaatcaccagaccttaacccaattgagcatgcatttcacctcctgaagatgAGATTGAAGAACCCCaccgaaacaaacaacaactgaaagaggctgcagtaaaagcctggaaaagcatcacaaaagaagaatgcaacagtttgatgatgtcaatgggtcgcaggcttgatgcagtaattgcaagcaagagatatgctaccaaatattaagtgttatttactttcatttacttaaatactctctgttccaatacttttgctcacctaaaaattgggtggtctgataccaaaggtgctatgttctaagtagtttaacacatctaggtgtaaataccaggaaataaaagctgaaattctgaactcctgtctcatgttcatctttttatctcaaccccaaatgtattcagtgtattgcaaaaacaaaggaattggccttgctgttccaatacttttggaggggactgtatatatttaatattgacaTATTACAAGTGtaaagaatacattttgaaagcattgcaaaacaaattttaaataattgtgtatTCTGAAATACATCCATGAAGCAGGCATATGATCACATATGAATGTTTCAACCTGAAATACCCACATATATCACACATACTGGCATGCACAGGCATCACAATAATAAGTTCCTCATATTTAACTGATCTGAATTTGCCGTACAATTTTTCCTGTCTTTGAAGGAGTGGGACTGCGATACCCAAAGGAAATGGGGGTTCTTAACCTACCCAGTATAACTTCAAGACAGGCTTTATGCCTGTATGCACCATGGATTGTGGGTGGAGCAAATGTCACCTGTATTTCAGGTGTTATTACAGTCAGCCCAGTGTAGCTTAGAGACAGGCTCTGTACCTGTGTCCTCCTGTATGTACTGCAGGTGGAGTTATACCTCTTACACTGCATTTCAGATTTTACCTGAGTTCCAGGTGTTTGAGCAGCTGGCCCAGGGCAGATGTGAGCTGAAGGAGAAGTAGAGGTAGAAGAGAGCCCAGGCCAGGATGACAATATAACACATGCAGGCGTAAAAAAGGATCATCTGGCCCGCATAGCCAATTCctgagacacacatacacacaggcacacagacacacacatacacacatatacacacaggcacatagaCTCAATTAGCAACTGACAGTGCCAATCATTAGTTTGAACGACTACTTAATGCAGTTACTGGTTGTGAACATGCCTGCTGTGGTTTCTCTTAGTATTTGGATTCCTGATGGTGACACTGATGCCTTCTGCTTTGAGAGACACTCTGGATTGGAGTGCCTGACAACTGCttgtaatatactgtaactaTTTCTCCCTGTGTGATGGCCCCATTTCCCTGTAAGAGTAAAGTCCACCAGTGCACTTTTGTAGCTCTGCATTTTTTATATGCCTATAGAATTTAGGGATTTGCATGTAAGAACAACTGAACTGAACCCCTGGCTGCATGGGGAGATTTGTACATGGACTGAGAGGCAGCTGCTCTAAGGGCTGGGCCACAAAGTCTCCCCTCTGCTCATACCTGGTGAGcctgtctcttctctccttcacccCCTATTGTGATCTCAGTTTTACCCATTTGATGAGACGTTTCTGGCCTCTCACCCTCAGCCAATGGGCACAGTTTCCTCCAGCAGGTGACGCCCCCCTCCTGGGTGTACTGTCCCATGGCAGTCTCCAGCAGGAACAGGGGTATCCCACAGGTCACCGCAAAGAGCAAATACGGCACAAGGAACGCTcctacagacacacccacacacaaaggGAACATTTGAGATAAATCTTCAATCACCAGCCTCCGACAGTTATGTGAACAAAACCAGATATGTTTACTTCCAGGCAATCAGTaatctgtgactgtgtgactctgtgtgctTGGGATGTTCCCATAATGCAGTTCTATCTGTTATGtaacatgtacacatacagacagagcactgagcactgCACCATCCAGAAACAAGAACTATGTAAATCAATGCTCATTTAGTACTTATAGgtacattaaatatgtaaatcaaACTAAAAGTCCATATTAAGTCTCAAAAAACTCATTCACACACTAATTTGCACTCATCAACACTCTCACTCATTTTATTCACAGTCTCACTCATGATCACTTACAGtcatacactcactcatactcactcatacactcactcatTTACTCACTTACTCACCGCCGCCGTTCTTGTAGCAGAGGTATGGGAACCTCCACACATTTCCCAGCCCCACTACGTCCCCCGCCACCGCCAGGAGGAACTCCACCTTACTCCCCCACTGGCCCCTCTCCTCCAATGGCCTTTCAGCGGTCTCCCTTTCCATCTTCATCCCGTCTTCCTTCGTTCCTCACTCTTCGCCCTTTGTCTAGACACAGCAATCTTGAAACAGAGGCTGATGTTTTACCCACTGACTGTCTGACACGTTCTTACATGTGCACGGTGTATCTGTGATGCTGGGCCAAGTTACCAATGAGTGACAGGGCCATGGTAAAGAATAGCCATCACGGTCTGTGGCAGGTCAAACTGTTATCTGAAAACATTATGTATAAAGTGAGCTAATcagaaactttattttttcaacaattttttgTAGTGTGTAAAGATTacattctgtaaataaatgctttcatttagATGTGGGAATCAGTGTTTCAGAGCAAAGTGAAACAATGGTTATTTCCATAAGCAAtctgaaaccaaaatgaaaggAGGATCACAAACATTGCCTTCCTCTTGGTCTACAAGGACAGAACCACTCTGCAATGAGCAATTCAGTGATTTAGTGTCTTATTTTTGACTTTCAAACATCAGATATAATTTAAAGTCCTTTTGTGTAAAACACTTTTTCATTCATATGTTTActggtgaattattttgtaGATAAAATTGAGTTGCCCTTCCACATCTTTCATTACAGCATACTAAGGATGTGGTAGAGTAAAATACTCACTGACATCTGAATTGTGGTCATCTGTGCTGTTGATGAGTGGCTGTGCTGAGGACCATGTTTGTGATGCCAATTGTCCTTGCCCTTATAGTGACCAGGCAAAACAAGTTATATCCATGTAAGAGATTTGTTTCTGCAGAAAAAGTCCAGCACCTACACACAGCAATGTGGATAAGTCTGAACTGAGGGGCAGGGGCAGTCCCTACTCTATATAATGAAAAGGTACTAACACTTGATTGGCTTTACTAATACCATGCATAATTGTAAATCTGGTGTGTTAATACATAAGCAAATTGCAAATTCAACAAGGACAATTATTGTTTATGTCTAACACAAATCATGAATGCTGAATAGGCATGCAGTGACCTCCCTTATCCAACATACTCAGGCTACATAAATATGCTCCAAATTAGGAACCAGTATTAAGTTATTATTTAGTCCTCCATAGAACCGAGCCCAAAGTTTCGGCTTTGGAGTTTTGGAATGTGTCTTCTTGTGGTATGTTTAGAAAACACATCGCAAATGATTGACtgcatgttgtttgtattttgatAAAATTTGGAGTGAAATAGCTACTTTTATAAATGATGGCTGTACAGTGGAAAGCCCAAGTAGGAAGCTATGAAAGAATCTTGTAAGCTATCGTGATAGTCTGGCAATAGGCTTAAATTAGTTGTGGATGCCTCTCGTCAGAGTAGTGCTTCCTTTCCCGGTTTCAGCTGGAACACCACCATTTCTTGTAAAGGAGCCATTTACTAGAAATCAGACCAGGCCAAATTCCAAATGCATGGTTTGGCAGGTCTTTCTCTGGGGGAAATGAACTCCCTTTgtcagtgcagtctgtaaatggcgttcatgtattttttcaggACAACAAAACACAATCCTAgataataatgaaagaaaaacttgCTGTAAAGCCGGTTTCTTCTGTGACCTCTGCAATATGTGATTTCctatatgaaatgtaaatagCTAGTGAAAATAATTGCACATATGCAGTGGTCTAgatatttactgtactgtaaagaTTTGAAAGTCTCAGTAATACATTTGGGCCACATGAAATCTACAGGTGTTTTTATATTAAACTTCTCTTGGTTAGTCTGTTTTGGGAGCACAGTTGGGCCTATTTGGAGAGTCACATGCAGTgctgtcactgtgctgtgatACAGCATCATTTcttaacacacacagagttgcTGAtcatctttcacacacacacacacacacacacacatacacacacctataacATGCTATTAAACATTCACTCTATCATTGGTCACTCATCTTACTAATGTATTACACCTGATTGCTAcatcattcacatttttatgaaataatatgACAAGCATTATGAAATTTGCTATTCAAAGCTTTTTATGATTACTTTGTATTGTGTTATACTGGAGCTGAATAATACGCTGCTGTAGGGTTGTGGCATTTCTAGTGAATATTGTAGTGTTATGGTGTGCTCTAGTGTTATGGTACTGTACAGTGTATTCCAATGTGGTCTTTACGAATGGTTTGCTCTGCCTGTTCCATTTTGAGGATTGAGCCACTGTAAGTGTAGGTATATTGTAGTATGTTCTAATATATTCTATAATTGAGTGCTTAAATATGTACTTCACATACGTAAAAAGCATTTATGAATAGAACTCCATtatattgttttgctgtttgtgtaGAATTGTATCCTTAATATGCTGTGAGGGGAGTTTTTACGCGATtaaatttgtattgtattttcaagtacaaacatttttacatacaaagAAATTAAACTGACGACTgagcaatgaaaataaatcatgttaTTTCTTAATGTAACCACAATACTATGTACATTCAACAGTACGGACTCCAGACTGTACAGAACCAAGGCTTCATTATGCATTCTCATGtgattttcaaataattcagaCAGGAATCCCTAAAACTGCCAACGGCCAGAAAATGCTGAACTTGAATGCGCAACAGTTCTGTTCTTTTAAAGACTTGGTAAGCACTAAATATCATGACATTAATATAAATGAGTAAGGCCACCAGTTTgactccccttgttttctccaCCATCTAGAGTTCACAATAGCCTCGTTGTCAAAGCCCTTCTTAAACAATTATCCtatttgcaccacctcagtaATCTaggtaattgccactaattcaGAAaagatgatgattgacagtgaGGTTTACAAGCAACACGTGTtatattcagtttgattacttaccACTGTGGACATGCTACAGTAGGGGCATGTtaggttttgttagaagcaaGTTAAAAATGAGAGTATTTATGTAgcatttaacttgcacaaaaagtttgaaaaataaataaattcatgagtcaactaattaactaaccATGGTCTTCCATCAAGACCTCATGTAGAATTAGGTGCCgaagtgctgggctaaaacaaaaacctgctttttatggaagcatttttatttttactgcaatgatactcagtcctggtcctggagagccacagagtcagTTGGTTTTTTAGATCAGTGACTGATTCAGACCCAAtaaaccaggtgacctgaatTAATTGTATAAACAACTGCTTTAAgtgatcaattgctgtgctactgaAGTGCTTAGcaacaacaaaagccagcagacctccaggaccaggaccgtTGGCTGAAAGACATGCTTTTCGCAGCATTTAAACTATGTTACATCCATGTTCACCAATTAGATCaacttattattttaaaaaaatacatttctcaatTATAAACTCAATTATTGTAGGATTAATCACTTGACTGTGTTGTTGGAGTGCCAATGGGGACCCCTGGAttataaccattgaaatacaagtttaaattcCAGCAGGTCATGCGGTGGAGACAAAATGGTGGCCCTACAAATGAGGCATCCCACCAGTGTCCAATCATTTCACTGACTTCTAATAAGGtattctggttaaataaattcCAGTGATCCATATCTGCTgtatttaaagaagaaaaaggggGTTGTTCCATTAAGAGGAAGAATAGGAGGAAGAGTTATTGTGTTTGACCCATTCTAGGGTTGCCAGCTTTATCAGTGTTTGAAGCTGTTGGAACTTAACTTGGGGCTGGAGGGCTGGGGTTGTGCTGCAGAAATTAACCATTTGCGGTCCCGGGGTGGGTGGAGGCGTAGCCATTGGAATGGATTGCAGAGGGGTGGTTGACACGCTAATGTAAAGCTaatatggactgcatttatatagcgcttttatccaaagcgctatATAATACAAGCTCAGTTACTCATACCAGACATTATATTGACCACAAACCCGatctgtacaaataatttgaaaaccagacatgCCAGTTGATAACCAGGCATCTGGCAACCATAAACCAGAAATCTCCTTTCCAAATGTAGCCCTCAGAGTCAACATCCATTTTTAAGATGGGGAGGCTAGAAGGGTATTCAGTAGTTCCATACAAGGCTACATAATCAGTCTGGCTCCCAGCAGGCCAGAAATTAAGGTGAGCAGTGCCACTTTTATACTCCCGGCTCCATTGCTGGTCTTGTCTGTCGCCCCCTGTTGGCTGGAGGTGAAATGGCAGTGCCTGACAtttccctccccatcccagGCGATCAACTCAGCTCGGGGGGTGCAGCAGC encodes:
- the LOC135235906 gene encoding sodium- and chloride-dependent GABA transporter 2-like isoform X2; amino-acid sequence: MKMERETAERPLEERGQWGSKVEFLLAVAGDVVGLGNVWRFPYLCYKNGGGAFLVPYLLFAVTCGIPLFLLETAMGQYTQEGGVTCWRKLCPLAEGIGYAGQMILFYACMCYIVILAWALFYLYFSFSSHLPWASCSNTWNSDHCVDLSNKNLNTNWTQQPNNSSSAATEFWERRVLAISGGIEEVGSLRWEVLLCLIIMWVICYFCIWKGVKSTGKVVYFTATFPYLMLLVLLIRGLTLPGALQGVVFYLYPDPSHLTDPQVWMEAGSQIIFSYSLGAGTLTVLGSYNTYNNNCYKDCLWLCLLNSGTSVVAGFAVFSVLGFMAHEQGVAIEEVAESGPGLAFIAYPQAVAMMPLPQLWAVCFFIMIILLGLDTQFVAMEGVMTTMKDLFPTVLRRAGHREIFLLLFCLTCFVLQLVMVTQVLAMGWLFGAERMVDVIEDMTGERPCLIFKLCWLYITPLVTLGSFIFSVVEYQPLTFNRWYVYPDWAYVLGWLLALSSVVLIPGWSLVKLSLSTGTLRQRLSHLIHPDDDLPLTRKQMAEREHAISATEMEELVTNQKSIK
- the LOC135235906 gene encoding sodium- and chloride-dependent GABA transporter 2-like isoform X1 — its product is MKMERETAERPLEERGQWGSKVEFLLAVAGDVVGLGNVWRFPYLCYKNGGGAFLVPYLLFAVTCGIPLFLLETAMGQYTQEGGVTCWRKLCPLAEGIGYAGQMILFYACMCYIVILAWALFYLYFSFSSHLPWASCSNTWNSDHCVDLSNKNLNTNWTQQPNNSSSAATEFWERRVLAISGGIEEVGSLRWEVLLCLIIMWVICYFCIWKGVKSTGKVVYFTATFPYLMLLVLLIRGLTLPGALQGVVFYLYPDPSHLTDPQVWMEAGSQIIFSYSLGAGTLTVLGSYNTYNNNCYKDCLWLCLLNSGTSVVAGFAVFSVLGFMAHEQGVAIEEVAESGPGLAFIAYPQAVAMMPLPQLWAVCFFIMIILLGLDTQFVAMEGVMTTMKDLFPTVLRRAGHREIFLLLFCLTCFVLQLVMVTQGGMYVFQLYDYYAINGACVFFLCVFKVLAMGWLFGAERMVDVIEDMTGERPCLIFKLCWLYITPLVTLGSFIFSVVEYQPLTFNRWYVYPDWAYVLGWLLALSSVVLIPGWSLVKLSLSTGTLRQRLSHLIHPDDDLPLTRKQMAEREHAISATEMEELVTNQKSIK